Proteins from a single region of Limibacter armeniacum:
- a CDS encoding sugar porter family MFS transporter has translation MSTIQTEGPVRTSEEHKEIQIGFITSVTLVAALGGLLFGYDTAVISGAIGYLKTAFGLTAMEMGWAASSALIGCIGGAAVAGMISDTLGRKKTLIIAGVLFLISAVGSAIPDTLTIFVIFRIIGGVGVGIASMLSPMYIAELAPSNIRGRLVAVNQFAIIFGMLIVYFVNYFIAMQGGESWNQEVGWRWMFASEMIPAFSFTLLLLIVPESPRWLVMKGREEEAHTVLDKIGGDVETAFSNIKRSLSAENNQTKVSIWQSWALKIVLIGSALSLFQQVTGINVFLYYAPEIFKKLGNGSSDTALLQTIVVGAVNLTFTVIAIFSVDRLGRRPLMIIGSAGMGICISAIGFAAYLQNTDVWLLAFVLGYIAFFALSLGPVVWVLLSEIFPNSIRGVAMSVAVAVQWISNFLVSQTFPMMMENEYLQEQYHGGFPFWVYGSMCLVTIFFVWKFVPETKGKTLEEMEQLWKENE, from the coding sequence ATGAGCACTATTCAAACTGAGGGACCTGTCAGAACCAGCGAGGAACATAAAGAGATACAAATTGGATTTATTACTTCAGTAACTTTAGTGGCAGCGCTGGGGGGACTCCTTTTTGGTTATGATACAGCTGTAATTTCTGGAGCTATTGGATATCTGAAAACAGCTTTTGGATTAACCGCAATGGAAATGGGCTGGGCAGCTTCCAGTGCCTTGATAGGTTGTATTGGTGGTGCTGCTGTTGCAGGCATGATCAGTGATACATTGGGACGTAAAAAGACGTTGATTATTGCTGGTGTATTGTTTCTGATATCAGCTGTAGGCTCTGCAATTCCTGATACGCTTACCATATTTGTTATCTTCCGTATAATCGGTGGTGTTGGTGTAGGTATCGCATCTATGCTTTCCCCAATGTACATCGCTGAGTTGGCACCTTCCAACATTAGGGGACGATTGGTAGCTGTAAATCAGTTTGCCATCATTTTCGGTATGTTGATAGTATATTTTGTGAATTACTTCATTGCTATGCAAGGAGGTGAAAGCTGGAACCAGGAAGTAGGCTGGCGTTGGATGTTTGCTTCAGAAATGATTCCTGCCTTCTCGTTTACATTGCTACTGCTGATTGTACCAGAAAGTCCACGTTGGTTGGTGATGAAAGGGAGAGAAGAAGAAGCACATACAGTATTGGATAAAATTGGTGGTGATGTAGAAACTGCCTTCAGTAATATTAAAAGATCACTTTCAGCAGAGAATAACCAGACTAAAGTGAGTATCTGGCAATCTTGGGCATTGAAAATTGTACTGATCGGTTCAGCTCTGTCATTGTTCCAGCAGGTAACAGGTATCAACGTATTCTTGTATTATGCACCAGAGATTTTCAAGAAACTGGGTAACGGTAGTTCAGATACAGCATTGTTACAAACGATTGTGGTAGGGGCAGTAAACCTTACGTTTACAGTTATCGCCATTTTCTCAGTAGATAGATTAGGTCGTAGACCATTGATGATAATCGGTTCAGCAGGGATGGGTATCTGTATTTCTGCCATCGGTTTTGCTGCATACCTTCAGAATACGGATGTGTGGTTATTGGCATTCGTTTTGGGTTATATAGCCTTTTTTGCACTGTCATTGGGACCTGTTGTTTGGGTATTGCTTTCTGAGATCTTTCCTAACAGTATCAGGGGTGTAGCAATGTCTGTAGCAGTTGCCGTACAGTGGATTTCCAACTTCTTGGTATCACAGACCTTCCCAATGATGATGGAGAATGAGTACTTGCAAGAGCAGTATCATGGAGGATTCCCATTTTGGGTATATGGGTCTATGTGTCTGGTGACAATATTCTTTGTTTGGAAATTTGTTCCTGAAACGAAAGGGAAAACCTTGGAGGAAATGGAGCAGCTTTGGAAAGAAAATGAATAG
- a CDS encoding transposase, translating into MKNYILHKETKPAPKECARLAKITLSRLYVFLEPLLETLNQVLDKRLVRTFYHLFVSILSLENSRHSLLVTRLGAHFLGEHQGWAGMKRIHRLLDSQKWMSTLLDNFFEQQAVAFATEVVASGKWLLALWDDGEIEKHETEKGEGLCPVRSSKFKRLIRIRKGYYDPPTTKPAFVAGLHWLTVLLSGMDTAPILFRSDCWSHRGPQAEGWYDRHVRLLKRCQELLGDTALHVFDRGFAATRWLSFLIGLQCRFLIRWNGHYILLNSAGVKKKTCYLSIGKKATSTRMVWDMKQQVYRKAGVLWMRVTHPAYPDVPLTLIICRSGKMGRSPWYLLTSERVENSRHAWKLVFAYSRRWLVESTFRYNKAELGIESIRVMTWEKRMKFIKIVMLVYLFLLWLMHLRKGVLVVLILKHTSDKKGKRYRIASIPLYRLRDALIFLMKQEFG; encoded by the coding sequence ATGAAGAATTATATTCTACATAAAGAAACAAAGCCAGCTCCCAAAGAGTGCGCCCGTCTGGCAAAAATCACCTTAAGTCGGTTGTACGTATTTCTGGAGCCTTTACTTGAGACCTTGAACCAAGTATTGGACAAACGTCTGGTCCGAACTTTCTACCATTTATTTGTCTCGATCCTGAGCCTGGAAAACAGTCGGCACTCCTTGCTGGTGACCAGGTTAGGCGCCCACTTTTTGGGAGAGCACCAAGGCTGGGCAGGTATGAAACGTATCCATCGGCTACTGGACTCACAGAAGTGGATGTCAACCTTGCTGGATAATTTCTTTGAGCAGCAGGCTGTAGCATTTGCCACAGAGGTAGTGGCTAGCGGCAAGTGGTTGCTGGCCCTGTGGGACGATGGGGAAATAGAAAAGCATGAGACGGAAAAGGGGGAAGGGCTCTGCCCTGTACGCAGCAGCAAGTTCAAGCGTCTGATCCGCATCCGGAAAGGGTATTACGATCCTCCTACCACCAAGCCTGCTTTTGTAGCAGGCCTGCATTGGCTAACGGTATTGCTGTCGGGTATGGATACGGCTCCCATCCTGTTTCGCAGTGACTGTTGGAGCCATCGTGGTCCGCAGGCGGAAGGCTGGTATGACCGGCATGTCAGGCTCCTGAAGCGATGTCAGGAGTTGCTTGGAGATACCGCGCTACATGTATTTGACAGAGGCTTTGCCGCAACCCGTTGGCTCAGCTTCCTGATCGGACTGCAATGCCGGTTCCTCATCCGGTGGAACGGACACTACATCCTGCTCAATTCCGCCGGGGTGAAAAAGAAGACCTGTTACCTGTCCATTGGAAAAAAAGCCACCTCTACACGGATGGTATGGGACATGAAACAGCAGGTCTACCGAAAAGCCGGTGTCCTCTGGATGAGGGTGACGCACCCTGCATACCCGGATGTGCCACTCACCCTGATCATCTGCCGGTCAGGAAAGATGGGAAGAAGCCCTTGGTATCTACTCACTTCCGAGAGGGTGGAAAACAGTCGACATGCCTGGAAACTGGTTTTTGCCTATTCAAGAAGATGGCTTGTCGAAAGCACTTTCCGTTACAACAAAGCTGAGCTGGGTATTGAGTCTATCAGAGTCATGACATGGGAAAAGCGAATGAAGTTTATCAAGATCGTCATGCTTGTTTACCTGTTTTTGCTTTGGCTGATGCATTTGAGGAAGGGTGTCCTAGTAGTACTTATTCTAAAACATACTTCTGACAAAAAAGGAAAGCGGTACAGAATTGCTTCCATACCGCTTTATAGACTTAGAGATGCCCTGATTTTCTTGATGAAACAAGAATTCGGGTAA
- a CDS encoding IS110 family RNA-guided transposase → MAVKYSLGIDMSKQNFKVCFLSKDLDGHCKVKGSKGFENSLAGFTRFKEWYEQRQREKLPCSFVLEATGNYHEQLAWFLFREGQTVHVVLANRAKNYLKSLGLKSKNDHIDAKGLAQMGADQQLLVWQPLSENLYVLRSMTRYHEDLCKVLVQFKNQYKQLTYSMYPLREVAEGLQVALEAIEKQLQEIEQQIGLLIEKDEALRKKVAYMTSVKGVGLMTAAIVVAETNGFSLVHNGKQLTSYAGYDVRENQSGQRRGTTSISKKGNSHIRRIMHMAALNVVRYKVGNFSNLQQRVYERSGYKMKGYVAVQSKLLRLLYTLWKTEQCFEPRRSEKNTKGLINETKS, encoded by the coding sequence ATGGCGGTTAAGTATTCCCTCGGTATCGACATGTCCAAACAAAACTTCAAGGTATGTTTCCTATCCAAGGATCTTGATGGACATTGCAAGGTGAAAGGCAGCAAAGGATTTGAAAACTCTTTGGCAGGCTTTACCAGATTCAAGGAGTGGTATGAGCAGCGGCAAAGGGAAAAGTTACCTTGCAGTTTTGTACTGGAGGCAACCGGCAACTACCATGAGCAGCTGGCTTGGTTTCTTTTTAGAGAAGGGCAGACTGTTCATGTAGTATTGGCCAACCGGGCGAAAAACTACCTGAAGAGTTTGGGGTTGAAGAGTAAAAATGATCACATCGATGCAAAGGGGTTAGCCCAAATGGGGGCAGATCAGCAACTATTGGTTTGGCAGCCATTGTCTGAAAACCTGTATGTGCTTCGAAGCATGACCCGTTACCATGAGGACCTGTGCAAAGTACTGGTACAATTCAAGAATCAGTACAAGCAACTGACATACAGCATGTACCCACTCCGAGAAGTTGCTGAGGGGCTTCAAGTTGCATTGGAGGCAATAGAAAAACAGCTTCAGGAAATAGAGCAACAGATCGGGTTATTGATTGAAAAAGATGAGGCTTTGCGTAAAAAAGTAGCATACATGACTTCTGTCAAGGGAGTCGGTCTGATGACAGCTGCTATAGTAGTGGCTGAGACCAATGGGTTTTCACTGGTTCATAACGGAAAGCAACTCACTAGTTATGCCGGCTATGATGTACGGGAAAACCAGTCAGGTCAGCGGCGGGGTACTACTAGTATCTCCAAGAAAGGGAACAGTCATATACGCCGGATCATGCACATGGCCGCTTTGAATGTAGTGCGCTATAAAGTGGGAAATTTCAGCAACCTTCAGCAACGGGTCTATGAGCGCTCGGGCTATAAAATGAAAGGCTATGTGGCTGTACAGTCCAAGCTTTTGAGATTACTCTATACTTTATGGAAAACAGAGCAATGTTTTGAACCTAGGCGGTCAGAAAAGAATACAAAAGGTCTAATCAATGAAACTAAAAGTTAG
- the pdxR gene encoding MocR-like pyridoxine biosynthesis transcription factor PdxR, whose translation MLPYKTLITIDRDTKIPVYIQICNHFINIISKGILTPSSKLPSSRELATLLGINRNTINQAYEELISQGWTISLDRKGIFVIDNLPEVAISSHRNQETIAEGSFRWNKPAFPNPNFYPNFKTSLAIDDGFPDVRLTPIDIFMREYRSIAKAQYNRSFLKYGNPQGSENLRQEICRYLSESRGLNTQPNQLLITKGSQMGIYLLAQLLLKKGDTVAVGMSNYFAADTTFRHSGANLLRIPVDEDGMDIDFLEQALHHQTIKAVYIIPHHHWPTTVTLNMKRRLKLLQLAQKYRFAIIEDDYDYDFHYRSKPHLPIASIDHSQNVLYIGSLCKTFAPSIRLGFLTGPADFIQEATYRRRLIDIQGDTVLEEAMAAMIKSGELNRHFRKSVKLYKERRNLFCEILERDFKDSIHFKVPEGGMAVWSRFDKKIDLNKLTATMTQKGVSMLAPSSYQNDSFKENAMRLGFASLNEDEIIKVLDLLKQHI comes from the coding sequence ATGCTGCCATATAAAACGCTTATCACAATAGACCGAGACACCAAGATTCCTGTCTACATTCAAATCTGTAATCACTTTATAAACATTATTTCCAAGGGAATTTTGACACCCTCTTCAAAATTGCCTAGTTCACGTGAACTTGCCACCTTGCTTGGCATCAACAGGAATACCATCAACCAAGCTTACGAAGAGCTTATCAGCCAAGGTTGGACTATCTCACTGGACAGGAAGGGCATTTTTGTTATTGACAATCTGCCAGAAGTTGCTATTTCATCACATCGTAATCAAGAAACCATTGCAGAGGGTTCTTTCAGGTGGAACAAACCAGCCTTTCCAAACCCTAATTTCTACCCCAACTTTAAAACCTCTTTAGCCATAGATGATGGTTTTCCGGATGTCCGGCTAACACCTATTGACATCTTTATGAGGGAATACCGCAGCATCGCCAAGGCACAGTATAATAGGTCTTTTCTCAAGTATGGAAATCCACAAGGGTCAGAGAACCTCCGACAGGAAATTTGCCGTTACCTGTCCGAATCACGTGGGCTCAATACCCAGCCAAACCAGTTGTTGATCACAAAAGGAAGTCAGATGGGTATCTACCTGTTGGCTCAGTTACTTCTGAAGAAGGGTGATACAGTAGCTGTAGGAATGTCCAATTACTTTGCTGCTGATACCACATTTCGTCACAGTGGGGCAAACCTGCTGAGAATCCCTGTTGATGAAGATGGGATGGATATAGATTTTCTGGAGCAAGCACTACATCACCAAACAATTAAAGCAGTTTATATAATTCCGCATCACCATTGGCCTACTACTGTGACACTCAATATGAAACGGAGGCTAAAGCTACTTCAGCTTGCCCAAAAATACAGGTTTGCGATTATTGAAGATGACTACGATTACGATTTCCATTACCGGAGCAAGCCACATTTGCCAATCGCCAGTATAGACCACAGCCAAAACGTACTGTATATCGGTTCGTTATGCAAGACTTTTGCCCCAAGCATACGCTTAGGATTCCTGACTGGCCCTGCTGATTTTATTCAGGAAGCGACCTATCGGAGAAGGTTGATTGACATACAGGGAGATACGGTATTGGAAGAGGCCATGGCGGCCATGATCAAGAGTGGTGAATTGAATAGGCATTTCAGGAAATCAGTAAAACTGTATAAGGAAAGGCGAAACCTGTTCTGTGAGATTCTGGAAAGAGATTTCAAGGACAGTATCCATTTCAAGGTTCCTGAAGGAGGAATGGCTGTATGGTCCCGATTTGATAAAAAAATAGACCTGAATAAACTTACAGCGACCATGACCCAAAAGGGGGTTTCCATGTTGGCTCCATCCTCCTACCAAAATGATTCCTTCAAGGAAAATGCCATGAGACTAGGGTTTGCTTCCCTAAATGAAGACGAGATTATCAAAGTACTTGACCTACTCAAACAGCATATCTGA
- a CDS encoding DoxX family membrane protein, translated as MDKSAKFAQLFLRLALGFSFLSAVADRFGMWGAQGEPSVAWGNWSSFLDYTYLLVPYMSRALSDIAGTVATVAEVLFGILLIIGFKTRLAALGSALLLVVFALSMFVFLGAKAPFDYSVFTAAAGAFLLAAVAKYEWSVDQSIGK; from the coding sequence ATGGATAAATCAGCAAAATTTGCGCAGCTTTTTTTACGTCTTGCATTAGGTTTCAGCTTTCTAAGTGCAGTTGCAGATCGCTTTGGCATGTGGGGAGCACAAGGTGAACCATCGGTTGCATGGGGAAACTGGAGTAGCTTTTTAGACTACACCTACCTGTTGGTTCCTTATATGAGTAGAGCCTTGTCAGATATTGCAGGAACTGTTGCTACAGTAGCAGAGGTGCTCTTTGGTATTCTATTGATCATTGGCTTTAAGACCAGACTTGCGGCTTTGGGAAGTGCTTTGCTATTGGTTGTTTTTGCCTTATCCATGTTTGTATTTTTGGGCGCAAAAGCACCATTTGATTATTCTGTTTTTACAGCAGCAGCGGGTGCGTTTCTGTTGGCGGCAGTTGCTAAATATGAGTGGAGTGTTGATCAGTCGATAGGTAAATAA
- a CDS encoding cation diffusion facilitator family transporter has translation MSNEQKAIKTVYFSIIGNTSLALIKGFAGIFGNTYAMIADAIESTTDIFSSLLVLLGLKYAKRPADENHPYGHGKIEPLITFIVVAFLVTSATIIAYESVQHILTPHKTPKPWTLIVLGGIILWKEISFQIVIKKSKETNSTSLKADAWHHRSDAITSVMAFIGISIAIIFGEGYETADDWAALFASAFILYNSYLIFRPALGEIMDEHLYDDLLIEIREKSTNVPGVLGTEKCFIRKAGMKYHVDLHLIVDGEISVRKGHDIAHQLKDYLCEEIPNLDHVLIHVEPN, from the coding sequence ATGAGTAACGAGCAGAAAGCAATCAAGACGGTATACTTCAGTATTATCGGAAATACGAGTTTGGCCTTAATCAAGGGGTTTGCCGGTATATTCGGGAACACCTATGCGATGATTGCCGACGCTATCGAGTCAACTACAGATATTTTTTCTTCTCTGCTGGTCTTGTTGGGACTCAAATATGCCAAAAGACCAGCAGATGAGAACCATCCCTACGGACACGGTAAGATTGAGCCGCTCATTACTTTTATTGTGGTTGCTTTTTTGGTAACCTCTGCTACTATAATCGCTTATGAAAGTGTTCAGCATATCCTTACGCCACACAAGACGCCTAAACCTTGGACACTGATTGTACTGGGCGGAATTATACTCTGGAAAGAAATCTCATTTCAGATCGTCATCAAGAAGAGCAAAGAGACCAACAGTACTTCACTGAAGGCAGATGCTTGGCACCACAGAAGTGATGCCATCACATCGGTTATGGCATTTATCGGAATTTCAATTGCCATTATTTTTGGGGAAGGTTATGAGACAGCGGATGATTGGGCGGCCCTGTTTGCCTCAGCTTTTATCCTGTATAACAGTTACTTGATTTTTCGTCCTGCTTTGGGAGAAATCATGGATGAGCACCTTTATGATGACCTGCTGATCGAAATCCGTGAAAAGTCTACGAATGTACCGGGTGTTCTAGGAACAGAAAAGTGCTTTATACGTAAAGCAGGGATGAAATACCATGTGGACTTGCATTTGATAGTTGATGGGGAAATTTCTGTAAGAAAAGGACATGATATCGCCCACCAGTTGAAGGATTACTTATGCGAAGAAATCCCTAACCTGGATCATGTATTGATTCATGTTGAGCCGAATTGA
- a CDS encoding GNAT family N-acetyltransferase, with protein sequence MNITYRKLSHADIAQYHQARLQCLLEFPDCFATTYEEEKQKENFLFDLYLKEGDQHNFVVGAFDGDTCIGLCGFLREFKKRTSHRGKIVQMYVAKAYQGKGVGKALLSMVMYHAFEELGVEQIILEVIAANKVATQAYQKLGFEEYGFMKKYFKLGDQYLDAKLMIKNKI encoded by the coding sequence ATGAACATCACATACCGAAAGTTAAGTCACGCAGATATAGCTCAATATCATCAGGCAAGGTTACAGTGTCTATTAGAATTTCCTGATTGTTTTGCTACGACTTATGAAGAGGAAAAACAAAAGGAAAACTTTCTTTTTGATCTTTACTTGAAAGAAGGAGATCAACATAATTTTGTGGTTGGCGCATTTGATGGAGATACTTGTATTGGTTTATGTGGATTCTTACGGGAGTTTAAGAAAAGGACCAGTCACAGAGGTAAGATAGTCCAGATGTATGTGGCAAAAGCGTATCAGGGAAAAGGAGTTGGAAAAGCATTACTTTCTATGGTAATGTACCATGCTTTCGAAGAGTTGGGTGTTGAGCAAATTATATTGGAAGTAATTGCAGCTAACAAGGTAGCGACACAGGCTTATCAAAAACTGGGGTTTGAGGAATATGGCTTTATGAAAAAATATTTTAAACTAGGAGACCAATATTTGGATGCCAAGTTGATGATCAAAAACAAAATATGA
- a CDS encoding HD domain-containing protein gives MLKQEVYQRAIKFAGEKHCDQLVPGTTANYLLHLSNVAMEVMVAYQNEANFEINTAVQLALLHDVLEDTKTSESELVELFGDEIGVGVKALTKDDDILDKQEKMADSLRRIKKSYKEVSLVKLADRITNLQQPPKHWNTEKIKKYWEEATLIHQELSGFNKFLDQRLAAKISEYQKYWSEDTL, from the coding sequence ATGCTAAAACAGGAAGTTTATCAGAGAGCCATCAAGTTTGCAGGTGAGAAACATTGTGATCAATTGGTGCCTGGAACTACTGCCAATTACCTTTTACACCTTTCCAATGTGGCGATGGAAGTGATGGTGGCTTATCAAAATGAGGCCAATTTTGAGATCAATACAGCGGTTCAGCTGGCATTATTACATGATGTATTGGAAGATACCAAAACCAGTGAGTCTGAATTGGTAGAGCTGTTTGGGGATGAAATCGGTGTAGGTGTTAAAGCCCTGACAAAGGATGATGATATTCTTGACAAGCAGGAGAAAATGGCAGACAGCTTAAGAAGAATCAAGAAATCTTACAAGGAGGTCAGCCTTGTTAAACTAGCAGATAGAATCACGAATCTTCAGCAACCGCCAAAGCATTGGAATACAGAAAAAATTAAAAAATATTGGGAAGAAGCTACTTTAATCCATCAGGAACTTTCAGGTTTTAATAAATTTTTAGACCAGCGATTAGCAGCCAAAATAAGCGAATATCAAAAATATTGGAGTGAAGATACCCTTTAA
- a CDS encoding helix-turn-helix and ligand-binding sensor domain-containing protein, translated as MKGIPSVRYFSKGDFEADHQFWDACQGQDGVMYFSNNDGVIVYDGERWHKVPLPNHSSSRCLSISDNGTVYTGGYNQLGIIVKDNLGNYQYESLVDSLQLGKEKLENVWKIHTYKEKVFVRTFKQLIIINGKSTTVLPAIQKFKFSYFLNGHYYVQEEGEGIFRYDEEHKNFEKLIDDQPFQNQLMVGCHAPAGSRYHYLVSEKGYIYRFDPKTKEFELIKKLLGTDDRASYSLLYKENQILIGTLNSKVISYHIDLNDTLSSVNPFQELKAEAVHSLYLNQQDNLWVMLNNGLNFVEMDAPIKTVFDKASVYDLKEQYGKIYLATNKGLYYSSHSQKGNTYLPAFEKAHNIGGQVWSLASIGGKLYVNHDNGLFLIENNQTKRIGQVEGVWKTIPSQQGGKYLICTYSGIYTATLNDSGQLQVEHKIEGFEESTRDIQPASEPNTYWVCHGYKGVYRIHMDEELSRVTSLEHFTEKDGLPSIYNINVHIWKGNEVFTTNSGTYSFNTQKLTFEPFNSLNEILGTDKNIRQLIAYKSLNWFIKDDELGYFREGEKELHTDLFAAFKGSFNRSMEKVVPLSDNQVLVGTRSGLYLASIRAQENLGNIPTVITNIRYEFDTTTRVLPTSGEQLYKLPNQTRQLRIEFSCPQLLDKGNIRYSYKLDDIDQNWKEWDETSFAAYNYLRAGTYTFNVRGKSPTGEIAHATSIRFQILPKWYETTWAIVAFICLSLLIAYLGFRQLRKNYRVKEQKIRAESTKAQKLLQLELEQLKLTQEKLQISQAKEALEQDVIDQSKELVNFTTLLARKNQVFLEQREQLQEFEKQINNERNRKVIKQMIRTLNIHLAEEKHIQVFDAEFERIHNDFFHTLREQFPELNQRELRLCAFIKMDLTNKEIAPLLNISTRGVESARYRLRKKLQMSHEDALADFLKSFMDQPQHGDS; from the coding sequence GTGAAGGGGATTCCATCCGTTCGTTACTTTTCAAAGGGGGACTTCGAAGCCGATCACCAGTTTTGGGATGCCTGCCAAGGGCAAGATGGGGTGATGTACTTCTCGAATAATGATGGTGTAATTGTATATGATGGAGAAAGGTGGCATAAGGTTCCTCTTCCCAATCACTCTTCAAGCCGATGTTTAAGCATTTCAGATAACGGGACTGTATATACTGGAGGATACAACCAACTGGGGATTATTGTAAAAGATAATTTAGGCAACTACCAATATGAATCTTTGGTAGACAGCTTACAGCTAGGGAAGGAAAAGCTTGAAAATGTATGGAAAATACACACTTATAAGGAAAAGGTATTTGTAAGGACTTTTAAGCAATTGATCATTATAAATGGCAAGAGCACAACGGTCTTACCGGCAATCCAGAAATTCAAGTTTTCGTACTTCCTCAATGGGCATTATTATGTACAAGAAGAAGGTGAAGGCATCTTCAGGTATGATGAGGAACACAAAAACTTTGAGAAGCTGATTGATGATCAGCCTTTTCAAAACCAGTTGATGGTTGGATGCCACGCTCCTGCTGGTAGTCGCTACCATTATTTGGTTTCAGAAAAAGGATATATCTATCGGTTTGATCCCAAAACAAAAGAATTTGAGCTGATCAAAAAACTGTTGGGTACTGATGACCGTGCAAGCTACTCCTTGCTATACAAAGAAAACCAGATATTGATCGGGACACTTAATTCTAAAGTAATTTCCTATCATATAGACCTAAATGATACCCTATCTTCTGTCAATCCTTTTCAGGAACTGAAGGCAGAAGCGGTTCACTCGTTGTACCTCAATCAGCAAGATAACCTTTGGGTCATGCTCAATAATGGGCTCAATTTTGTGGAAATGGATGCCCCTATCAAAACCGTATTTGACAAGGCTTCCGTGTATGACCTTAAAGAGCAGTACGGCAAAATCTATCTGGCTACCAACAAGGGCTTATATTACAGTTCACATTCCCAAAAAGGCAATACCTATCTTCCTGCTTTTGAAAAGGCTCACAACATTGGTGGGCAGGTTTGGTCATTGGCCAGTATTGGCGGAAAACTCTACGTCAACCACGACAATGGGCTGTTCCTGATTGAGAATAATCAAACCAAAAGAATTGGTCAAGTAGAAGGCGTCTGGAAAACAATTCCATCCCAACAAGGTGGAAAATACTTGATATGTACCTATAGCGGTATCTACACAGCAACACTCAATGATTCAGGACAGCTACAGGTTGAACACAAAATTGAAGGGTTTGAGGAATCTACGCGTGATATTCAACCTGCTTCTGAGCCAAATACGTATTGGGTTTGTCACGGTTACAAAGGGGTCTACCGTATCCATATGGATGAGGAGCTTTCGAGGGTCACTTCGTTGGAGCATTTCACAGAAAAAGACGGACTTCCTTCCATTTATAATATCAATGTGCACATTTGGAAGGGAAACGAAGTGTTTACAACCAACAGCGGTACCTATAGTTTCAACACCCAAAAACTGACTTTTGAACCCTTTAATTCTTTGAATGAAATACTGGGTACAGATAAAAACATCAGACAGCTGATTGCCTACAAAAGCCTCAACTGGTTTATCAAAGACGATGAGCTTGGGTATTTCAGGGAAGGAGAAAAAGAGTTGCATACGGATTTGTTTGCCGCCTTTAAAGGTAGCTTCAATAGAAGTATGGAAAAAGTGGTTCCCCTTTCGGACAATCAAGTACTGGTGGGAACAAGGTCCGGACTATACCTCGCAAGTATTCGAGCACAAGAGAATTTGGGCAATATCCCTACTGTGATCACCAATATTCGGTATGAATTCGACACCACCACACGAGTGCTACCCACGTCAGGGGAACAGCTATATAAACTGCCGAACCAGACTCGTCAACTTAGGATAGAATTCAGCTGTCCTCAACTGCTGGACAAAGGAAATATCCGCTACAGCTATAAACTCGATGATATTGACCAAAACTGGAAAGAGTGGGATGAAACTTCGTTTGCCGCATACAATTACCTCAGGGCTGGCACCTATACATTTAATGTAAGGGGAAAAAGTCCAACTGGTGAAATTGCGCATGCAACTTCTATCCGTTTCCAGATTTTACCAAAATGGTATGAGACAACTTGGGCTATTGTTGCCTTTATATGCCTTTCCCTATTGATTGCTTACCTAGGCTTCAGGCAACTGCGAAAGAATTACAGGGTCAAGGAACAGAAAATCAGGGCAGAATCAACAAAGGCCCAAAAACTACTTCAACTCGAACTGGAACAGCTCAAGCTTACGCAAGAAAAACTTCAGATCAGCCAAGCCAAGGAAGCGTTGGAACAGGATGTTATAGATCAAAGTAAGGAGCTTGTCAACTTTACGACTTTGCTTGCCCGTAAAAATCAGGTTTTTCTGGAACAACGTGAACAGCTACAGGAATTTGAAAAGCAGATCAACAATGAAAGGAACAGGAAAGTAATCAAGCAAATGATCCGTACGCTTAACATTCACCTTGCTGAAGAAAAGCACATTCAGGTGTTTGATGCTGAATTTGAACGGATACACAATGATTTCTTCCACACACTCAGAGAACAGTTCCCTGAACTGAACCAACGTGAGCTTAGGTTATGTGCATTTATCAAAATGGACCTCACCAACAAAGAAATAGCACCACTACTGAACATCTCTACCAGAGGTGTTGAATCTGCAAGGTACCGTCTGCGCAAAAAGCTTCAGATGAGTCATGAAGATGCCTTGGCTGATTTCCTGAAAAGCTTTATGGACCAACCACAACACGGGGATTCATAA